A window from Apteryx mantelli isolate bAptMan1 chromosome 27, bAptMan1.hap1, whole genome shotgun sequence encodes these proteins:
- the GALE gene encoding UDP-glucose 4-epimerase, which translates to MAEKILVTGGAGYIGSHCVLELVEAGYVPVVIDNFHNAIRGADVLPESLRRVQQIVHQPILFQELDITDAAALQELFSKHRFSAVMHFAGLKAVGESVQKPLEYYRVNLTGTIRLLEAMKAHGVRNIVFSSSATVYGDPKYLPLDENHPVGGCTNPYGKSKYFIEEMIRDLCKAEKDWNAVILRYFNPIGAHESGMIGEDPQGIPNNLMPYVAQVAVGRRDVLSVFGDDYKTDDGTGVRDYIHVVDLAKGHIAALKKLKENCGCKIYNLGTGTGYSVLQMVRAMEKASGREIKYKITGRREGDVASCYANPALAERELGWKAAFGLDKMCEDLWRWQLQNPTGFSKN; encoded by the exons ATGGCGGAGAAGATCCTGGTGACCGGTGGAGCTGGTTATATCGGCAGCCACTGCGTGCTGGAGCTGGTGGAGGCCGGCTACGTCCCTGTGGTCATAGACAACTTTCACAATGCCATCCGAG GGGCAGATGTGCTCCCTGAGAGCCTCCGGCGTGTGCAGCAGATCGTGCACCAGCCCATCCTTTTCCAGGAGCTGGATATCACAGATGCGGCAGCGCTGCAGGAGCTCTTCAGCAAG CACCGCTTCTCGGCTGTGATGCACTTTGCGGGGCTGAAGGCGGTGGGGGAGTCTGTGCAGAAGCCCCTGGAGTACTACAGGGTGAACCTCACCGGCACCATCCGGCTGCTGGAG GCCATGAAAGCCCACGGCGTGAGGAACATCGTGTTCAGCAGCTCTGCCACTGTCTACGGAGACCCCAAGTACCTGCCCCTGGACGAGAACCACCCCGTTGGAGGCTGCACCAACCCCTACGGCAAATCCAAGTACTTCATTGAAGAGATGATTCGAGATCTCTGCAAAGCGGAGAAG GACTGGAACGCTGTTATCCTGCGCTATTTCAACCCTATCGGTGCCCATGAGTCAGGCATGATCGGAGAAGATCCTCAAGGGATTCCGAACAACCTCATGCCTTACGTGGCTCAG GTGGCAGTGGGGCGCCGGGACGTCCTGAGCGTGTTCGGGGACGACTACAAGACAGATGATGGAACGG GTGTCAGGGATTACATCCACGTTGTGGATTTGGCCAAGGGCCATATCGCTGCTTTGAAGAAGCTCAAAGAAAACTGCGGCTGCAAG ATCTACAATCTGGGCACAGGCACCGGCTATTCTGTCCTCCAGATGGTCCGGGCCATGGAGAAAGCCTCGGGGAGGGAG ATCAAGTACAAGATCACGGGCCGGCGGGAGGGAGACGTGGCCTCCTGCTACGCCAACCCGGCGCTGGCTGAGCGCGAGCTGGGCTGGAAGGCTGCTTTTGGCTTGGACAAGATGT GCGAGGACCTGTGGCGGTGGCAGCTGCAGAATCCCACGGGCTTCAGCAAGAACTGA
- the LYPLA2 gene encoding acyl-protein thioesterase 2, with amino-acid sequence MCGNNMSVPLLADAVTVSGAERETAAVIFLHGLGDTGHSWADALSSIRLPYVKYICPHAPRIPVTLNMKMVMPSWFDLMGLSPDAPEDEAGIKKAAENIKAIIEHEVKNGIPPNRIILGGFSQGGALSLYTALTCQHQLAGIVALSCWLPLHKAFPQAASNSMNKDIAILQCHGEMDPMIPVRFGALTAEKLKSVVTPTKVQFKTYPGVMHSSCPQEMMAVKEFIEKLLPRI; translated from the exons ATGTGTGGTAACAACATGTCTGTCCCCCTCCTTGCCGATGCAGTGACTGTCTCAGGGGCAGAGCGGGAGACTGCTGCG GTCATTTTTTTACATGGGCTTGGAGACACGGG gCACAGCTGGGCTGACGCTCTCTCCTCCATCCGCCTCCCCTACGTGAAATATATTTGCCCTCATGC GCCCCGGATCCCCGTAACCCTCAACATGAAGATGGTCATGCCCTCCTG GTTTGATCTGATGGGGTTGAGTCCGGACGCACCCGAGGATGAAGCTGGGATCAAGAAAGCTGCAGAAAACA TTAAAGCAATTATTGAGCACGAGGTCAAGAACGGGATCCCACCCAACCGCATCATCCTGGGGGGCTTCTCACAG GGTGGCGCCTTGTCGCTGTACACGGCTCTCACCTGCCAGCACCAGCTGGCTGGCATCGTGGCGCTCAGCTGCTGGCTCCCGCTGCACAAGGCCTTCCCGCAG GCGGCGAGTAACAGCATGAACAAGGACATCGCCATCCTACAGTGTCACGGGGAGATGGACCCCATGATCCCCGTCCGCTTCGGGGCCCTCACTGCTGAGAAGCTGAAATCTGTCGTCACTCCCACCAAGGTCCAGTTTAAAACCTACCCCGGAGTGATGCACAGTTCCTGTCCTCAG GAGATGATGGCGGTGAAGGAGTTCATTGAGAAGCTGCTGCCCCGGATCTAA
- the HMGCL gene encoding hydroxymethylglutaryl-CoA lyase, mitochondrial isoform X2 gives MAAVRRSLPRWAVSLRPVSAAAAGAFPKRVKVVEVGPRDGLQNEKNVVPTPVKINLINMLSETGLQVIEATSFVSPRWVPQMADHTEVMQGINKLPGISYPVLTPNLKGFQAAVAAGAKEVSIFGAASELFTKKNINCSIEESLERFGEVMKAARAASIPVRGYVSCVLGCPYEGKISAAKVAEVSKKMYSMGCYEISLGDTIGIGTPGSMKEMLTAVMKEVPVGALAVHCHDTYGQALANILVALQMGVSVVDASVAGLGGCPYAQGASGNVATEDLVYMLNGLGIHTGVDLQKLMDTGTFICNALNRRTNSKVSQATCRL, from the exons ATGGCGGCGGTGCGGCGGTCGCTGCCGCGCTGGGCGGTGTCGCTGCGGCcg gtcagcgcggcggcggcgggcgccttcCCGAAGCGCGTCAAGGTGGTGGAAGTGGGGCCGCGCGACGGGCTGCAGAACGAGAAG AATGTTGTGCCGACGCCGGTGAAGATCAATTTAATCAATATGCTCTCGGAAACCGGACTCCAGGTTATAGAGGCCACCAGCTTTGTCTCGCCCAGATGGGTTCCGCAG ATGGCTGATCATACAGAAGTTATGCAAGGAATTAATAAGTTGCCTGGTATTAGTTATCCTGTCCTGACTCCTAACCTGAAAGGATTTCAAGCAGCG GTGGCAGCAGGGGCCAAAGAAGTGTCTATCTTTGGAGCAGCGTCTGAGCTCTTCACTAAGAAGAATATTAACTGCTCCATAGAGGAGAGTTTGGAGAGATTTGGTGAAGTTATGAAAGCAGCGAGAGCAGCCAGCATTCCAGTCCGGGG CTATGTCTCCTGTGTCCTTGGCTGTCCCTATGAAGGGAAGATTTCTGCAGCTAAAGTTGCAGAG GTCTCCAAGAAGATGTACTCGATGGGGTGTTACGAGATTTCCCTTGGTGACACCATTGGCATTGGGACCCCAGGAAGCATGAAAGAGATGCTGACAGCAGTCATGAAAGAGGTGCCAGTTGGGGCTCTTGCTGTTCACTGCCACGATACTTACGGGCAAGCTCTTGCCAACATCTTGGTAGCACTTCAG ATGGGTGTGAGCGTGGTTGATGCTTCCGTTGCTGGTCTTGGAGGCTGCCCCTATGCCCAAGGAGCGTCAGGAAATGTTGCTACGGAGGACTTGGTGTACATGCTGAACGGCCTGGGGATCCACACG GGTGTGGATCTGCAGAAGCTGATGGATACAGGTACATTTATTTGCAATGCTCTGAACAGAAGAACCAATTCCAAAGTGTCCCAGGCAACCTGTAGACTGTGA
- the HMGCL gene encoding hydroxymethylglutaryl-CoA lyase, mitochondrial isoform X1: MMLLRRQEKDQVAALLSFPSNLCSGWCCVRAGAPSKPNTACLFSSVSAAAAGAFPKRVKVVEVGPRDGLQNEKNVVPTPVKINLINMLSETGLQVIEATSFVSPRWVPQMADHTEVMQGINKLPGISYPVLTPNLKGFQAAVAAGAKEVSIFGAASELFTKKNINCSIEESLERFGEVMKAARAASIPVRGYVSCVLGCPYEGKISAAKVAEVSKKMYSMGCYEISLGDTIGIGTPGSMKEMLTAVMKEVPVGALAVHCHDTYGQALANILVALQMGVSVVDASVAGLGGCPYAQGASGNVATEDLVYMLNGLGIHTGVDLQKLMDTGTFICNALNRRTNSKVSQATCRL, translated from the exons ATGATGCTGTTGCGAAGACAGGAAAAAGATCAAGTTGCAGCCCTTTTGTCGTTCCCCAGTAACCTCTGCTCAGGCTGGTGCTGCGTGAGGGCCGGGGCCCCGTCCAAACCAAACACGGCGTGTTTGTTCAGCAGC gtcagcgcggcggcggcgggcgccttcCCGAAGCGCGTCAAGGTGGTGGAAGTGGGGCCGCGCGACGGGCTGCAGAACGAGAAG AATGTTGTGCCGACGCCGGTGAAGATCAATTTAATCAATATGCTCTCGGAAACCGGACTCCAGGTTATAGAGGCCACCAGCTTTGTCTCGCCCAGATGGGTTCCGCAG ATGGCTGATCATACAGAAGTTATGCAAGGAATTAATAAGTTGCCTGGTATTAGTTATCCTGTCCTGACTCCTAACCTGAAAGGATTTCAAGCAGCG GTGGCAGCAGGGGCCAAAGAAGTGTCTATCTTTGGAGCAGCGTCTGAGCTCTTCACTAAGAAGAATATTAACTGCTCCATAGAGGAGAGTTTGGAGAGATTTGGTGAAGTTATGAAAGCAGCGAGAGCAGCCAGCATTCCAGTCCGGGG CTATGTCTCCTGTGTCCTTGGCTGTCCCTATGAAGGGAAGATTTCTGCAGCTAAAGTTGCAGAG GTCTCCAAGAAGATGTACTCGATGGGGTGTTACGAGATTTCCCTTGGTGACACCATTGGCATTGGGACCCCAGGAAGCATGAAAGAGATGCTGACAGCAGTCATGAAAGAGGTGCCAGTTGGGGCTCTTGCTGTTCACTGCCACGATACTTACGGGCAAGCTCTTGCCAACATCTTGGTAGCACTTCAG ATGGGTGTGAGCGTGGTTGATGCTTCCGTTGCTGGTCTTGGAGGCTGCCCCTATGCCCAAGGAGCGTCAGGAAATGTTGCTACGGAGGACTTGGTGTACATGCTGAACGGCCTGGGGATCCACACG GGTGTGGATCTGCAGAAGCTGATGGATACAGGTACATTTATTTGCAATGCTCTGAACAGAAGAACCAATTCCAAAGTGTCCCAGGCAACCTGTAGACTGTGA
- the HMGCL gene encoding hydroxymethylglutaryl-CoA lyase, mitochondrial isoform X3, which yields MPQCAMGSLPRDGCRGQVSAAAAGAFPKRVKVVEVGPRDGLQNEKNVVPTPVKINLINMLSETGLQVIEATSFVSPRWVPQMADHTEVMQGINKLPGISYPVLTPNLKGFQAAVAAGAKEVSIFGAASELFTKKNINCSIEESLERFGEVMKAARAASIPVRGYVSCVLGCPYEGKISAAKVAEVSKKMYSMGCYEISLGDTIGIGTPGSMKEMLTAVMKEVPVGALAVHCHDTYGQALANILVALQMGVSVVDASVAGLGGCPYAQGASGNVATEDLVYMLNGLGIHTGVDLQKLMDTGTFICNALNRRTNSKVSQATCRL from the exons ATGCCGCAGTGCGCCATGGGGTCGCTGCCGCGGGACGGCTGCCGCGGACAG gtcagcgcggcggcggcgggcgccttcCCGAAGCGCGTCAAGGTGGTGGAAGTGGGGCCGCGCGACGGGCTGCAGAACGAGAAG AATGTTGTGCCGACGCCGGTGAAGATCAATTTAATCAATATGCTCTCGGAAACCGGACTCCAGGTTATAGAGGCCACCAGCTTTGTCTCGCCCAGATGGGTTCCGCAG ATGGCTGATCATACAGAAGTTATGCAAGGAATTAATAAGTTGCCTGGTATTAGTTATCCTGTCCTGACTCCTAACCTGAAAGGATTTCAAGCAGCG GTGGCAGCAGGGGCCAAAGAAGTGTCTATCTTTGGAGCAGCGTCTGAGCTCTTCACTAAGAAGAATATTAACTGCTCCATAGAGGAGAGTTTGGAGAGATTTGGTGAAGTTATGAAAGCAGCGAGAGCAGCCAGCATTCCAGTCCGGGG CTATGTCTCCTGTGTCCTTGGCTGTCCCTATGAAGGGAAGATTTCTGCAGCTAAAGTTGCAGAG GTCTCCAAGAAGATGTACTCGATGGGGTGTTACGAGATTTCCCTTGGTGACACCATTGGCATTGGGACCCCAGGAAGCATGAAAGAGATGCTGACAGCAGTCATGAAAGAGGTGCCAGTTGGGGCTCTTGCTGTTCACTGCCACGATACTTACGGGCAAGCTCTTGCCAACATCTTGGTAGCACTTCAG ATGGGTGTGAGCGTGGTTGATGCTTCCGTTGCTGGTCTTGGAGGCTGCCCCTATGCCCAAGGAGCGTCAGGAAATGTTGCTACGGAGGACTTGGTGTACATGCTGAACGGCCTGGGGATCCACACG GGTGTGGATCTGCAGAAGCTGATGGATACAGGTACATTTATTTGCAATGCTCTGAACAGAAGAACCAATTCCAAAGTGTCCCAGGCAACCTGTAGACTGTGA